Proteins co-encoded in one Actinomycetota bacterium genomic window:
- a CDS encoding ABC transporter ATP-binding protein produces MLEVKDLAVSFAGVPFLHDVNLTVTDGTVVAILGPSGSGKTTLLRTIAGLQRPDSGSIAWNGEPLDHTPPHARGFGLMFQDYALFPHMTVGANVAFGIEDRPDVDRRVAEVLRWVGLAGYEDRGVGHLSGGEQQRVALARSLAPEPKVLMLDEPVGSLDRTLRERIVPELRDLFVTHNITAIYVTHDQEEAFGIADWIVILRDGTVAQAGTPEQVWRAPVDAWVARFLGFANVVTVNVSGGIATAPWGTFEAPGVSDGPHQVIIRQDAITENGPLEAVVAQRSFRGGHYTTHLEMPDGTILQADLDHAEEPGTSIRFRIDPDGVVGL; encoded by the coding sequence ATGCTCGAAGTGAAGGACCTCGCCGTCTCCTTCGCAGGAGTGCCATTCCTCCACGATGTGAACCTGACCGTGACGGACGGAACGGTCGTCGCGATCCTCGGTCCCAGCGGAAGTGGAAAGACGACGCTACTGCGAACCATCGCCGGCCTGCAACGCCCCGACTCCGGATCCATCGCCTGGAACGGAGAGCCACTCGACCACACACCACCACATGCCCGAGGCTTCGGACTGATGTTCCAGGACTACGCCCTGTTTCCGCATATGACCGTCGGCGCAAACGTCGCCTTCGGCATCGAAGACCGCCCCGACGTGGACCGCAGAGTCGCGGAGGTGCTTCGCTGGGTGGGGCTGGCAGGGTACGAAGATCGGGGCGTCGGGCATCTCTCCGGCGGTGAGCAGCAGCGTGTGGCCCTGGCTCGTTCGCTCGCACCCGAACCCAAGGTCCTGATGCTCGACGAACCCGTCGGATCCCTCGACCGGACGTTGAGAGAGCGGATCGTTCCAGAGCTCAGAGACCTCTTCGTGACTCACAACATCACCGCGATCTACGTCACCCACGACCAGGAGGAGGCATTCGGGATCGCCGACTGGATCGTCATCCTACGAGACGGCACGGTTGCCCAAGCCGGTACTCCCGAGCAGGTGTGGCGAGCACCGGTGGACGCATGGGTGGCCCGGTTCCTCGGATTCGCCAACGTGGTCACGGTCAACGTGTCCGGCGGGATCGCCACTGCACCGTGGGGCACGTTCGAAGCCCCGGGAGTCTCCGACGGCCCACACCAGGTGATCATCAGACAGGACGCCATCACGGAGAACGGTCCGCTCGAAGCCGTCGTCGCGCAACGCAGCTTCCGGGGAGGCCACTACACGACCCACCTCGAAATGCCCGACGGGACGATCCTCCAGGCCGACCTCGACCACGCCGAGGAGCCCGGCACATCGATCCGTTTCCGCATCGACCCCGACGGAGTCGTCGGCCTATGA
- a CDS encoding acyl-CoA thioesterase, giving the protein MAHTTTLKVRFYELDPYSHVNHTAYFGYFETARIEALESVGLAMDQMSAVGIHVVVVEADARFLVPAVGGDTLRIETAVKERRRASSMWQQRMFRDDTLIATLEIRAAVTDLDGRPTRFPTEFAEALAAL; this is encoded by the coding sequence ATGGCACACACGACGACCCTCAAAGTTCGCTTCTACGAACTGGATCCCTACAGCCACGTGAACCACACCGCGTACTTCGGCTACTTCGAGACCGCACGCATCGAGGCACTCGAATCGGTGGGGCTCGCCATGGATCAGATGTCGGCAGTGGGGATCCATGTGGTGGTCGTCGAGGCCGACGCCCGGTTCCTCGTCCCGGCCGTCGGCGGTGACACGCTCCGGATCGAGACGGCCGTGAAAGAACGAAGGCGCGCTTCGTCCATGTGGCAGCAGCGGATGTTCCGAGATGACACGTTGATCGCCACGCTCGAGATCCGCGCGGCGGTCACCGACCTCGACGGCAGGCCGACCCGGTTCCCGACCGAGTTCGCCGAGGCGCTCGCAGCACTCTGA
- a CDS encoding peptidoglycan-binding protein, with translation MKRRWVALWVAVAIVGVGAVGFWAGRRALVPPGNPLTGAEAVTYAVGEGEVGRSLTFTAVAEWDLTPVGRNGASGVVTSMPVRVGGAVSSGDVLYTVDLRPVVIAQGSVPAFRDLSLKAVGPDVAQLQGLLVGLGLLSVEPDGVFGRSTRDAVKVWQSSLGVAADGVVRAGDVVFVPVLPVRVVFAEVLEVGARLSGGEEVVSVVPDDPVFRIPLSIEQRTLVPLSAEVRVTFPEGVWDARVDRAVESPEFGQLDLLLTGIDGGSVCGSGCARWVDLVDRTDFRAEVVVIPVTSGPLVPVAAIGSDAANQPFVTTVDGTRVPVTIVAASQGVAVVD, from the coding sequence ATGAAGCGTCGATGGGTTGCGCTGTGGGTTGCGGTGGCGATCGTGGGTGTCGGTGCGGTGGGGTTTTGGGCGGGCCGGAGGGCGTTGGTTCCGCCGGGGAATCCGTTGACGGGGGCCGAGGCTGTGACCTATGCGGTGGGGGAGGGTGAGGTTGGCCGGTCGTTGACGTTTACCGCGGTCGCGGAGTGGGATTTGACTCCGGTTGGTCGTAATGGGGCGTCGGGTGTGGTGACGTCGATGCCGGTGAGGGTGGGCGGTGCGGTGTCGTCGGGCGATGTGTTGTATACGGTGGATTTGCGTCCGGTGGTGATCGCGCAAGGGTCGGTGCCGGCGTTTCGCGATCTGTCGTTGAAGGCGGTGGGGCCGGATGTGGCCCAGTTGCAGGGTCTGCTTGTCGGGTTGGGGTTGTTGTCGGTGGAACCGGACGGGGTGTTCGGCCGCTCGACCCGCGATGCGGTGAAGGTGTGGCAGTCGTCGTTGGGGGTGGCGGCGGATGGTGTGGTGCGGGCCGGTGACGTCGTGTTCGTACCTGTCTTGCCGGTGCGGGTCGTGTTCGCCGAGGTGTTGGAGGTGGGGGCGCGTCTGAGCGGCGGGGAGGAGGTCGTGTCGGTGGTGCCCGACGATCCGGTGTTTCGGATTCCGTTGTCGATCGAGCAGCGGACCCTGGTGCCGCTGTCGGCCGAGGTTCGGGTGACGTTCCCGGAGGGGGTGTGGGACGCTCGGGTGGATCGGGCGGTGGAGTCGCCGGAGTTCGGCCAGTTGGATCTGTTGTTGACCGGGATCGATGGAGGGTCGGTGTGCGGGTCGGGGTGCGCCCGGTGGGTGGACCTGGTCGACAGGACGGATTTTCGTGCCGAGGTGGTCGTGATCCCGGTGACGTCTGGGCCGTTGGTGCCAGTCGCGGCGATCGGTTCGGACGCGGCGAACCAACCGTTCGTGACGACCGTCGACGGCACCCGGGTTCCGGTGACGATCGTCGCGGCGTCCCAGGGGGTCGCGGTGGTCGAC
- a CDS encoding isoprenylcysteine carboxylmethyltransferase family protein, which produces MLPWLNVAVMVGATILTFVFYVASVRPAALSRRIGAEAAYRTCTRFRVLSAVMMTVVGINYVVYAFFPLPWSFPKTFPWPYWVSALIAVVIAIPSGIVFARGMKDAGEETMVLKEQHTMYGGIYEKIRHPQAAGEVWYWWVIAFLCHSPFLAIYSFVWLPLFHLMSRAEERDLLIRYGDDYRAYRERTGMYLPRRAHTGS; this is translated from the coding sequence ATGCTGCCGTGGCTCAACGTTGCGGTGATGGTCGGCGCCACGATCTTGACGTTCGTCTTCTATGTGGCGAGCGTCCGGCCGGCGGCGCTGTCGCGACGGATCGGTGCCGAAGCCGCCTATCGGACGTGCACGCGGTTCCGGGTCCTCTCCGCGGTGATGATGACGGTCGTCGGGATCAACTACGTGGTGTATGCGTTCTTCCCGTTGCCGTGGTCGTTCCCGAAGACGTTTCCCTGGCCCTACTGGGTGTCCGCGCTGATCGCCGTCGTTATCGCCATTCCTTCGGGCATCGTGTTCGCCCGCGGGATGAAGGACGCCGGCGAGGAGACCATGGTTCTCAAGGAACAGCACACCATGTACGGCGGAATCTACGAGAAGATCAGGCATCCACAGGCCGCGGGCGAGGTCTGGTACTGGTGGGTGATCGCCTTCCTGTGCCACTCACCCTTCCTGGCGATCTACTCGTTCGTGTGGCTTCCGCTGTTCCATCTCATGTCGCGGGCGGAGGAGCGTGATCTGTTGATCAGATACGGGGACGACTACCGGGCCTACAGGGAACGCACGGGCATGTATCTCCCAAGACGGGCGCACACCGGCTCATAG
- a CDS encoding zinc-binding dehydrogenase, which yields MKAWLLHDIDGPDSFTLEDVQTPSPGPGEVRVHLKTSALNHLDIWSSMGMPKPPLPHVAGADGAGVVDAIGADVAGLAIGDEVIVNPSVSCGHCAACLRGNTPFCDAYQILGEHRWGTFAEQVVAPARNVTAKPSSLSWEEAGAYGLAYGTAYRMLRRARLQAGEVLLVIGVGGGVSSAGMLIGKAMGATVFVTSRNAEKIEKAISLGADGGFLSDEGYDRALKAATGAGADVVLENVGKPTWDTSVRSLEKGGRLVTCGATGGTTVELTVPRLFFKQLEIIGSTMYDFGEFASTTRLVATGQVPVLVDSVFAFDDLPTALGRMQGNDQFGKILLRHG from the coding sequence ATGAAAGCATGGCTCCTTCACGACATCGATGGACCGGATTCCTTCACACTCGAGGACGTCCAGACCCCCAGCCCTGGCCCCGGGGAGGTCCGAGTTCACCTGAAGACATCGGCCCTCAACCACCTCGATATCTGGTCGTCCATGGGGATGCCGAAACCCCCGCTCCCCCACGTCGCCGGCGCGGACGGTGCAGGCGTCGTCGATGCCATCGGAGCAGATGTCGCCGGATTGGCCATCGGCGATGAAGTCATCGTCAATCCGTCGGTCTCCTGCGGACACTGTGCGGCGTGCCTGCGCGGGAATACGCCATTCTGTGATGCGTATCAGATCCTCGGGGAGCACCGCTGGGGGACCTTCGCAGAACAGGTCGTCGCCCCGGCCCGAAACGTCACGGCGAAACCTTCGTCACTGAGCTGGGAGGAGGCGGGCGCGTACGGTCTCGCCTACGGGACCGCGTACCGCATGCTGCGCAGGGCTCGTCTTCAGGCCGGTGAGGTGCTGCTGGTGATCGGCGTCGGAGGCGGCGTGTCGAGCGCCGGGATGCTCATCGGCAAGGCGATGGGAGCGACCGTGTTCGTCACTTCTCGGAATGCCGAGAAGATCGAGAAGGCGATCTCGCTGGGAGCGGACGGTGGGTTCCTCTCCGACGAGGGTTACGACCGCGCCCTCAAAGCAGCTACCGGTGCCGGTGCCGATGTCGTGCTCGAGAACGTCGGCAAACCGACGTGGGACACCTCTGTTCGCTCCCTCGAGAAGGGCGGCCGTCTCGTCACGTGTGGAGCAACGGGAGGAACGACCGTGGAACTCACCGTTCCGAGGTTGTTCTTCAAACAGCTCGAGATCATCGGGTCGACCATGTACGACTTCGGTGAGTTCGCGTCGACAACACGCCTCGTCGCCACAGGACAGGTGCCGGTCCTCGTCGATTCCGTCTTCGCCTTCGACGATCTCCCCACGGCTCTGGGCCGCATGCAGGGCAATGACCAGTTCGGCAAGATTCTGCTGCGGCATGGCTGA